The genomic window GGTGCGCGCGGTGTTGGAGGGTTAATTGCATTGTGCATTTGTTCTTAGCACTTCTCATGCATGCCTGAGGTCTACACAGTTCATGGTATTAACGCTATATAAACATGGCTGTGTTATCAGCACGCCAGTGGCGTTCTCTGAGTATAATGCATGAAGCTAATCCGGCCTCAACATTGTATTAACAGTTGATCCGAGTTAAGCCAAAATGAGAGTGACATTGTTGACATTATAATTACATCCTTACATTTTCCCGTCAAATTCAAATATAAGCTTGTAGCTATAATATGTGCAGTCATGTCACTAATCCATGGTTTGCTCAGACATATAGTGTACAACATAACACTTGGTTGTCTGTTCCACAGTGAGAAGGCGCCGAAGAGGGTGACCCCAGTTCCCCGTCCTGACGCTGGAATCCACCTGAATCAAGAGATTCAAAACAACTTTTCTTCGGGTAAACAGAACATCACTAACTCAAGAGTCACAGATGTAGAGAAAGCAGGTTGTATTGATGTGCAAGTGCCagcaagtgtttttgttttcccttcttCAGGTGCTGCTTCCAGCAAATCCAGAGTTTTCAACGTGTTGTTGGTTGGCGACAGCAGTGTCGGAAAAACGTCCTTTTTGAAAAGAGCCCAAAGTGGGAAGTTTTCTTCAGATTTGCCACCCTCTGTTGGTAAGATCCTGATCTTTCTTGACTTATTTTCCCATAAATGTGGGTAAAATATTCAGGTTGAGTTCTAAAACAAATATATACGTGTGTTGTGTAGGCATCGATTCCTGCAGGTGGACTGTGGTGGTGGATGGAAAACCTGTGGCGCTTCAGTTGTGGGACACAGCAGGTCAAGAACGGTAAGTCAACTGGTCGCTCTTACGGTACGTCGTTCAGAAACCTATGCCAGTTAATAGAGTTTCAGTTCATCCTAAATGCTTAAACAGAAATGTTCAGGTTTGGGCTTGACAGTCtggtattaaaaatggctgcgaCTCCGCCTCCTCATGGCTTAACTGACATATTCTTCTTCATGTGAATAAATCAATATGATTAACAGTAATTACATTATTGAATAAAACAGTGCAGACACACGCATAGTATTCAGAGCAGGTGCCAGGTTACCAGGTACTATCAAAACCATGCCAAGACGCGCCGCGCTGGAACCGGGTAGTGGAAAAGAGCCTTAAGTGAATTGAAAACATGTCTGACAATAACAAAACTAGAACCCTGTGTACGGTCAGAGAACGCTCGCCCTCTGTCATCGAAAACAAATCACTGCCTCACTCATCCACAGCAGATCCATGTCACACTATCACATgattatgatttctttgtttgataTCCCATAATCTTAACTCAAATCAACGTCAAACCCGTAACACATTCTCCAATTTAACGCCTAATATAGCCCCAACATCCccctaaagcaggggtgtcaaacatacggcccgggggccagagtcggcccaccagagggtccaatcggcccacaggatgaatttgttaaaatttcacactaatctaaacgtaatgtcaaatgctccagatacccgtgactaaatgtttgtgcctttatagatccagtgtgctgtgtaaatagtacatttaggcatgataatgttgaaatttcatgttttgtaaaattatccttcagtaaatgtaaaacaaaggagaaaaaacaaaggggttcttcttgttcataggttattatgctattattttactatttttactggtccggcccccttgagatcaaattgtgctgtatgtggcccctgaacaaaaatgagtttgacacccctgctctaaagcGTAAGATGTCTATCTGAGAAGAGACTTTGCCTTCGTCTTTTCAACGTGCAAACAGAGGGAGTGAAGTCATGAtagtgtaataaaaacacaattgtgAGAGCGACACATTTTGGCCGTTCAGATGAAAATGATAACGCGCGAGCCAAATgtaagaaacattttaaaagtttagaTAACATTTATATCAAAACACCTTGGCTGGCCTCATGTCTGCTGTGAGTGTGCAGAGCTGAGAATGAGGTTTTCAAAAATATGAACTATTTATTCCATCCAAAATAGAGCAACTATAGAGCAACACCTGTGATTGTCAGTATATTAATAGTTACAAATAATGTCTCTTTAAACTATGTGTCTGACATTGAAACAGGTAGGTTGTTCACTGATGGCATATGAGAAGGACGAtgctgatgtttattttttgtaatgttttattcttgttagggggaaaaacaaaagagcaagTGACTCAGAACTTATATATACATTCTTTGATGTTTAAACACGCAAGTGTCATGTGATACAAATAATTGCTCATGCAATCCTCGTTCTGTCTGATCTTCcccttttaaaaatattacttacaaaataatatatatatatgtgtatatatatatatgtatatgtatatatacatatgattgTGATAGTTTTAGATAGAGTTTAGTTTTATAGtttttcacatgtttgaaaaggagtaggcagaCATATAAACTTATCCAGTATGTAACTATACCCccattcctattacacacaactcaatttatacactactttatcccatcaccaaatatttatattctatttatagtattttatacaatgttcttaatgttctcagtacaacacaagaatgTGTCTGGCTTTAAACATCACCGTCCTGGATGAAACTGctcttcttcatccttatatttatttcaaatgtgtatttttgtatattcttttaaacgGATTCGTGTTTTTACTCGgctttaattcatctgttagATCTGCTCCATCGTAATTTAACCCGCCATTTAGTGTCATCCTCCGTCTACTCGTTTTGCCAGATACACAGTTCATCAGATGCTCCTGAACATGTGCCAAAAAGATTTGCATGAAATCATCGTCTCTATGATGACGAGTTGTGACCTGTGAGCCTTGACAGAACCGGTTTGGCACATTTTAAAGCTGTCGTGTATTTTTGAAATcagcacatgtgtgtgcatgtggataTCCACATGTATGTAGCATGTGGGGGATGAATTAGATTAGCATGGCTGATACGTAACATGTCACTTCACCTGGAAAGCACAGTCCGTTTTTTTTGCCAGAAGCACATAtgaaagtgtgaaataaaagtATGTGATGTTTCAATAATCAGTATTTGCACATACTTGCTCTTTGGGAGAAAAATGAGTCGCAGAGTGCATCTCTTGACTCAACTAACCTGTATATTTGCATAGAAACACACTTTGCACCTCGGGCCACTACACCGTCTTTCTACTTCTGcattacaaaaaaagacaaattgtgACATGGAAATTAAGTGAGTCAGTTGcctcaacaaaaatgtcatgtcatatgCATGTATTCTTGTCTTCAAAGGTTTCGCAGTATCACAAGACAGGTTTTTCATAGAGCCCAGGCGTTTCTTCTCATGTATGACGTTACGTCTTCCCAGAGTTTCTCCGCTGTCAACTACTGGGCCAACTGTATTCAGGTATGTTCTGTTTATAAATGCAGTCCATTTACGTGTTGGAAAAAGGGAAACAAGGTGCCACAAGGAGACCTGGGTTTGCGACCCGCTCAGAACAAGGGCCATGttctcgctgtgtgtgtgtgggttttctctgggtccaaaaacatgcatatttggggattaggcaaattggacactctaaatcaggggtgtcaaacatacggcccgggggccagaaccggcccgccagagggtccaatccggcccacaggatgaatttgttaaaatttcacactaatctaaacgtaaggtcaaatgctccagatacgcgtgactaaatgtttgtgcctttatagagccagtgtgctgtgtaaatagtacatttaggcatgatattgttgaaatagcacttatatttctcaagaaatgtcatgttttgtaaaattatccttcattaaatgtgaaacaaaggagaaaaaacagaggagttcttgttgttcataggttattattctattatttgactcattttactggtccggcccccttgagatcaaattgtgctgtatgtggcccctgaacaaaaatgagtttgacacccctgctctaaatcgAACTTTAATACTGCatggctctttttttaaatatggtaCACACAACTCTGTGCTGGGGATGTTTGTGACCGAGCTGTCAGGCAACGATCTAATAAACAAATCCATGTTTTTGCAGGAAGGGGCGGCAGAAAATGTGACCATTTTGCTCCTTGGGAATAAGAGCGATTGTGCAGAGCGACAGATTCAACCCGAGGAGGGAGAAACTCTTTCTAAGGTATGCATGACCTCACACTGAGgtgatatgatgatgatgatgacagattaaacagtttaaacaaaCGCTGGCAAACAGTGACACTTTCATTTGCTtcggtgcgtgtgtgtgtgtgtgtgtgtggttgtgtatgTTCACTCCTCCGGGCAGATTCGCCCCGAGcatctcagagcagagaatgctgcttttttccattatgatgttcaaacatacagtatatacagtacagagactataagaatgtgcaatgtagagtgtcttatatcttttTGTTCAGCACAATCCAGGCAATCTGATTAAACAAAAATTCATTTTCAGCAACTATGTAAAGACACCTGAGctaaaagtactcaaaatgtttaaaatcggactgaatttgtgaaatttcgAAACATTAAATTATTTGTCACTTTACACagtctttaacacacacacacacgtgttttaCTTTGATAGGAATACAACTTTGACTTCATGGAGTGCAGCGCTGCCACGGGGGAAAATGTGATTCAGACTCTGGAAACTGTCGCCAGGTAATAAACgtgattgtctttgttttgtgatttaACGGTCACACTTTGACGCCCGCGTTCAGCAGTGTTGTTCCTGTTGTGTCGTTTGCAGGATGCTGAAACAGAACGCTGACACAAGAGAGGAATCCATGGTGTTACACAAAGAGCCCCCACACAAGAAAAGATCAGGATGTTGCTGAGCAGAGAAGTCTGTGGTGAATGTGGTGAAACCCTTGCTCACAGGGGATGAAACCTGATTTAAATCCAATGCAGCATACGTAATAATGTGCttaatacatatttattgtttCTGCCAAACCTCGACAATTACATTATTGATTTCATGGACGAAATAAGAAAAAGTGTGCAATTCATGTATATAAAAACACTTGTACAGGTGTTTGAAGCAATTTCAACGAgaacttttaaacatttcaaaacattctTTCATTATAATTATCTTGTTTGATTATATAGATTATGTTATAGTGTATAGTTTAAGGTATGTTTGTGCAAATAAAGAGCTTTGATTTAACATTTTACTGTGACAAATATGGAACATATCAatgatatatatacaatatacaatatacatatataatatacagtgcttaacataTTTATTAAGACCACCACCTTATGTAATGTTTATGCCACAGTTGCCCtaaattaacaattttaaataaattaacaacaaaattatattttgaatgctaaaatataagtattattgttatccatgaattttctactaaaaaaattaaaaaaatagtaaagcacatgattatttcttgatgacgatgtcaaattatagtcaTGTACTTACATTTCTGAAGAGAAAATGTAGGTTTTAGTacttgaatgttatgcttgattaatttctgactcctgtgggtataaaaaggtgaattccgtttgttatttgccaaataaataacatttttagattcaaacaagtttttgaaagactTCTAAAaagatttatgttttcatttttaagacaGGTTGTCTCATAAATCTGTAAAGCACTGTATTCGTGTAAGTTAAGTATTAATCCTTGCTCATGAACCttagaaataatataataatataacaataataaaacaataatggcttgttttgattttgtgtgttcacCATCTGTTCTGCATCAACGGTGCTGGTTCTCCTCGTCACACATAGCCAGATAATCACAAATGAATTTCATGCCTCTTTAATAAAAGCCGGACTGGATTTCAATATTAAGTTTATAAGAATCAAAATTTAATTGTGAAACCGATGTtactaaatatatatacatgcttTAATCGGGTTGTTGTAATTTCATGCGTCATTCTTAATAATAAAACCCTCCGACTCATGTGctcacacacagtcaatttGTCTCCAGACTGACAAAGACCACAGTGTTCCCACGGGAATGAGGCCTTCGACGGTATGAGGAGCATGACAACAATTGCGCCACAAGAATAACTTCATAACATCCTTAAAGAAGAAGCTTTAAGGGCGAAACTAAATCCTCCAACCCTATCACGTAACCAAATCTGATGTCAGCGATTGACCTCACTGGTTAGGGAAGTATTTCCCTCTCCCTCAGACGTTTGGCATCAACAtgtaaatattgtcattttgaggAAACGACGGacaaaacctggaaataaatgtgactttttcaaAAACTTCCTAGGCCTCAAAAAAGCCAATATGATACCGTTGCAACACAAAAGGCTTCTTAAATTTGTGATTCTGCAACACAGCACaataaaagatatttattttagGAGTTAAATGATAGATAAATATGAACCTTTGGTGGGaggcacacacactgcacattcaCAGGGGATCTTAAGGAGCCATGGTAACCCTACAGGTCTTGTGATGTAATTTACCACTAATTAGGAGTTCTgttaataaatatgaatttaattgctgctgcaacacagtaaaaaaaataatcgtACATATACGAGGTTAAGTGTGGCAAATGACTGATGGTAATACTGACCATTAATATCACAATTCTAATAAAAACATGCTGAAGATTGATCCAGATTAAAGGAAGGAGTGGATTATGTTGAGTAAATTATTTGGATATTATATCTACAGTTTATTATACAaaaactgaagtaaaagtaacTTTGGCCTTCAGCCACTTGAGGGAGTATTTGTGCAGGTGATTTTTCATATATCACATATATGCACatcacaaaaagaaacattcaaagacggtcaaattcctttttttaatttatttcaatatagaaaaataataataaacctcTTTCATAATCACGCTTACAACATAAAACAATGTTACCCGGTGAAACCATGAGCTCATTGATAGAACAAAGAACAATGATGATTTGTCcacttatcttatcttgtctttgTTCCAGCTGAGATAAACTCAGAGTGAAGTGTCCCGGCTCACACCGTCACTGTAGAGCAGCAACAGCTCATCTTCCTGCTCATTGGTTTAAATTTGGTGGCTGCTCGTCACATTCTCCTCCCGTGGTTGTAATCCTGTCGCCTCGATCGGCCACCGctcttgttttcttatttttcttcgAGGAGTAGTACTGCTGGACGGCACGCGTGACATGAGGAGCAGTCCAGTGGTGACGCGTCAGAGCTTGCTGCAGCGTGAACAGTCCGTCTCTGGTGCGTCTCACTCCTTTACACACCGCCGTGCTGCGCAGCTCCAGTCCCGTCTCGTGTACGACTTTGCGTAAATACTTCTGGGTTTCATTTAGACACTGCACCTCTGTAGTGACGAGACAAAATATTATGagtagtagtttttttttagttttttttcaaacggtgcattcattttcaaccctgtgttcaatttacctaacGTAAAGTTGGGAGGCTGGAAGTGAACACAACGTAAGCCGGTCAAAATAGGCACAGACTTGCCCTCTGGACCCAGTAAACCTTGCACAGCCAACTCGTAGGCTTCCTGTGAGCGCAAGTCTACATTGGAATACCTGTTTACACAAGAATATAATAACAATTTACCTGCATCTACAAAGCAATGAAGCACAACACTGTGCCTCTGCTAAAAGCACATCCATAATAGGATAAACGTGATTGACATACGTTAACAAAGCCTTCTGATGAGCTCCCTGCAGCATTGCCAGGACTCTGTTCAACTTGTCCAGTGTGATGTGATCTGTGGAAGACACCAATATTTTTTCACGATCGTATACAATAAGTCGGATAAAAAGCgacaaaaaagaggaataaaaaattgaatgagtgaatgttaCACGAGACAATTTCATTACTGTAAATTATAAAGACCGTTTAAAGATAActtgtaaaacatttttgcattCAAGTATCTAATAAACGAGTGATATTGTGACTTACATGAgtcaaaatgtttcaaacacACAGGTGAACCACATATaagtagggatgcacaatattatcggcAGATACTGGCTTGAAATGTTGGTATCGGTATCAGAAattattttttccattcaggaatggaagtaaataactataactgggcatcttaatcaagaaataatattgtgctttactatttttttttgtaaaaacagtcatttagagaaaaacaatggctaacaataataattatattttagcataaGCAAACTGGGTTGTCTTACCATAGGTGGACCTTTCCACAACACGACCTGTGTCAGAAAAATCATCTGTTGCGCTCCCAAACTCACACTCCAAAGTGTAATCCTGAAACACATCGAACACCATGAAACCTGTCCAGATCATTATGTCCTTATGTATAACATTATTCGTACTCACATaatcaaacaaagacaaaaaaaaatcaaagctcACCCTTGTGACTCGTGTTTCGTAGAGATCATTGAAGACCCTGTTTCCCCTCCCAACTGCAAGAACTGGATACAAAAAAGAATGTGATTACAATGAGATGacgtaaaaaaacattttattttatttatttttgtcactcaAACGCACCTAAAACTCCAGAGGAGGACACGTCCAGACGATGTCCCACTCCAACTTGAATA from Solea senegalensis isolate Sse05_10M linkage group LG4, IFAPA_SoseM_1, whole genome shotgun sequence includes these protein-coding regions:
- the trub2 gene encoding mitochondrial mRNA pseudouridine synthase TRUB2, which translates into the protein MATLAVSMFRRLEGLFCVVKPSGVHWKLVRDNVEKNLLKGLNAAPPQSCPQQVRFLRDPGADTETTKSLTLSVASVPVLSKHPLVTGPEFQRIQVGVGHRLDVSSSGVLVLAVGRGNRVFNDLYETRVTRDYTLECEFGSATDDFSDTGRVVERSTYDHITLDKLNRVLAMLQGAHQKALLTYSNVDLRSQEAYELAVQGLLGPEGKSVPILTGLRCVHFQPPNFTLEVQCLNETQKYLRKVVHETGLELRSTAVCKGVRRTRDGLFTLQQALTRHHWTAPHVTRAVQQYYSSKKNKKTRAVADRGDRITTTGGECDEQPPNLNQ